One bacterium genomic window carries:
- a CDS encoding methyltransferase domain-containing protein, producing the protein MSLKEYIPNFTNKEIEDNHTRFIERVELYRQKGLDHNKNRRFILEKAAPLKGRILELGTGTGYTTLALAKAGYEVTAVDSDEEMLRITALNLAYERLLTKVRLFIMDAASLVFDSYSFDNVIAVALFHHLAEPERVLSEMDRVLKEKGKIIIADFNERGMELIRAVHKKEEREHQDLGVGREKVLSYLSGLGYDIEDYADEFQWVLIAVKGA; encoded by the coding sequence ATGAGCTTGAAAGAATACATCCCAAATTTTACCAATAAAGAGATAGAGGATAATCATACTCGTTTTATCGAAAGGGTTGAACTTTATAGGCAAAAGGGGCTTGATCATAACAAGAACCGTAGATTTATCCTCGAAAAAGCCGCTCCCCTAAAAGGCAGAATCCTTGAGCTTGGCACTGGTACCGGTTATACAACTCTGGCTCTGGCAAAAGCAGGATATGAGGTAACTGCTGTGGATAGTGATGAGGAAATGCTCAGAATTACTGCCCTGAACCTTGCTTATGAAAGACTTCTAACAAAGGTTAGACTTTTTATAATGGATGCCGCCTCGCTTGTTTTCGACAGCTATAGCTTCGATAATGTGATAGCCGTCGCCCTATTTCATCACCTTGCTGAGCCTGAGAGGGTGCTTTCTGAAATGGATAGGGTGTTAAAAGAAAAGGGCAAAATTATCATCGCTGATTTTAATGAGAGGGGGATGGAGCTAATAAGAGCTGTTCATAAGAAAGAAGAGCGGGAGCATCAGGACTTAGGTGTTGGCAGGGAAAAGGTTCTTTCATATTTATCGGGTTTGGGATATGATATAGAAGATTATGCGGA